The following are encoded together in the Drosophila sechellia strain sech25 chromosome 3R, ASM438219v1, whole genome shotgun sequence genome:
- the LOC6613742 gene encoding uncharacterized protein LOC6613742 — MLPRITFVFIIICGYLLFTDCHETVRSKRTKRPRAPEPVNFEPEPQQDLENDENGSQEKDLPEIPDNFLSPSVREYLELGKSIPGRPGVDYPILSAVPYTNFYCDEQEYPGFFADMETRCQGWHYCDIDGRQATFLCPNGTQFSQAVFVCDWWFNVRCDLSPRLYAINARLYQRPKVNPTRPHRIITKQLVEDIFT; from the exons ATTGCCATGAAACAGTTCGTTCCAAGCGAACTAAACGCCCACGAGCACCGGAACCGGTAAACTTTGAGCCGGAGCCGCAGCAGGATCTGGAGAACGATGAGAACGGCAGCCAGGAGAAGGATCTTCCGGAGATACCGGACAACTTTCTTAGCCCCTCGGTTCGGGAGTATCTGGAGCTGGGCAAATCCATTCCCG GTCGTCCTGGCGTTGACTATCCCATACTGTCGGCGGTGCCGTACACCAACTTTTACTGCGACGAGCAGGAGTATCCTGGGTTCTTTGCCGATATGGAGACAAGGTGCCAGG GCTGGCACTACTGCGACATCGATGGACGACAGGCCACGTTCCTCTGCCCAAATGGCACCCAGTTCTCACAGGCGGTCTTCGTCTGCGACTGGTGGTTCAATGTGCGCTGCGATCTCTCACCCCGGCTGTATGCCATTAACGCCCGGCTCTATCAGCGTCCCAAGGTGAATCCCACTCGGCCACATCGCATCATCACCAAACAACTGGTCGAGGACATTTTCACCTGA